The Candidatus Defluviibacterium haderslevense DNA window TAGAATTAAAGACACGAGAAGGACATTTATATCGTGAATTATTTGCTCTAGTTCAAAATAACAGAACAGAAATAATAGATCGTTTTCCAAAAGTCATGCGGCGAGTTGGAGGATATAATTTGGATGAATTTTTGAATACAAAATGGAATCTTTGTAATTTAATAGTAGGTAGTGAAGGGACTTTGGGTATTATTTTGGATGCCAAAATTAAGTTAGAACCGACGCCAAAATTTCAATGTCTTTGTATTGTTCATTTTGATGATTTTTACGAATCCATATCTCATATTTCAGAAATAACTCAATTCGGACCAGCATCTGTGGAATTACTTGACGAAATGTTAATTCAATTGAGTCGTGAGAATATTGAAACGAAACGTTATTGTGATTTTATAGAGGGAAATCCTAAAGGCGCATTAGTTGTAGAATTTTACGGAGATTCACTAAATAATGCAATAAATAAGGCCGAGCAACTCGTCCTATTTCTGTCAAATCTAAAAATCGGGTATGCACATCCAATTTTTAGTGATAGAAAACGTATAAATGATATTTTTACAGTTAGAAAAAAGGGATTAGGATTACTATTAGGTGTTAAAGGCAATCGTAAACCCATTGCTTTCATTGAAGATTCGGCAGTTCCACTGGAGCACCTTGCTGATTATATTAAAGAAGTATTTCAAGTTTGTAAAAAATATGATACCCATGTTGTGGCCTATGCTCATGCAAGTGTTGGACTCTTGCATGTTAAACCTTTATTGGACTTAAGGGATGAAATGGATATCAGGCGTATGGAACAAATATCTTTGGAAACGCTTGAACTGGTTAAAAAATATAAAGGATCATGGAGTGGGGAACATGGTGATGGATTAGCTAGAAGTCCATACAATGAATCTTTTTTTGGCAATAAATTGTATCAGATATTTAAACAAGTTAAATATTTGTTCGACCCAAATCATATATTAAATCCAGGTAAAATTGTCGATGCCCCACCAGTAAATAATAATTTAAGATATGGACCACAATACAAAGACCTAGCCTACAAATCAATGTTTCATTTTCGGGATGAAGGAGGATTTAATGATGCTGTACATTTGTGCAATGGTGTCGGCGAATGTCGAAAATTGGAAGGAGGTACCATGTGTCCAAGTTTTAGAGCAACTAGGGATGAAAAAGATAGCACCCGGGGTCGTGCAAATGCCCTCAGACTAGCTTTGAGCGGCCAATTAGACGACTATAACATGAATAGCCCTTTTTTAAAGGAAGTTATGGATTTATGCTTATCATGTAAAGCATGTAAATCAGAATGTCCAAGTAATGTGGATATGTCAAAATTCAAAGCAGAAGTATTGCATAATCATCATCAAAAACATGGACTTTCATTTGCAGATAGATTAATTATTAATCAAACAACTATTTCAAGAATTTCATCAGGATTTTTTGCCCCAATGGTTAATACCATTTTAAGTAATTCCATTGTTAGATATTTTATTGAATTAATGACTGGATTAGACCGAAGACGGATACTACCACTTTATACTAAAAAACCTTTTAGTCATAAAATTAAACGAATATCAGATACAAAAAACCAAGTTGTTTTATTTGCTGATACCTATATGAAATTCCATGATTCAAATATCGGTTTATCAGCTAAACTTATTTTGGAACGATTTGGATATGAGGTGAAGGTTTTTTCAGAAGGTTGTTGTCAGAGACCATCATTATCTCATGGCTTGTTGGATCAAGCCAGAGTGGAAGGAAAAAAAACTTTTGAATTATTGGAACCGTATTTGAAAAAAAACATTCCAATTATAATGTGTGAACCATCATGTGCGACCTCGTTAAAAGACGATATACCTGATTTGTTAGATGATATTAAATGGAAGCATTATGGAAATCTAATTTATCAATTAGAAGATTTTATTGTAAAAAACATATCTGAAGAGGATATTAAAGTAAAATTAAAAATAAAAAAAGGAAATTATTTATTGCATGGACATTGTCATCAAAAAGCAATTTTTACGACGTCTTCATTGCATAAATTATTTAACCTGGATACTGAAGTTATGTTAAATGAAATACCTTCTGGGTGTTGTGGAATGGCAGGGTCTTTTGGATATGAAAAAAAACATTATGATATATCTGAAGTAATAGCAAATACTACATTAATTCCTGCGATTAAAAGTGCTTCGGAAGATACAATAATTATTGCAACTGGTTTTAGTTGCAGACATCAAATTGAACATTTTTCACAAAAGAAATCCATTCATTGGGTTGAAGCTATAGAACAAATTTGATGTATTCTTTTCTAATTTATTAATAGGACATAATGAAATACAAAGAAGCAATCGAATACATGTATAGCCAACTTCCAATGTTTCAAAGAGTAGGTAAAAGTGCATATCGAATTGATCTTACCAATGTTTTAACATTATGTGAATCTCTTGGGAATCCACAAAACCATTTGAAATGCATTCATATCGCAGGTACCAATGGAAAAGGATCAGTATCACATCTTTTATCAGCAGTATTACAAGCGCATGGATATAAAACAGGACTTTATATATCTCCTCATTACAAGGACTATAGAGAACGTATAAAAGTAAATGGCGAATATATCAGTAAGAAATTTGTTGTTCGCTTTCTTGAAGAAAATAGGACATTGTTTGATCAAATTAAACCGTCTTTTTTTGAAATGACCGTTGCCTTGGCTTTTTGTTATTTTAAAGATCAAAAAGTTGATTACTCAATTATTGAAACTGGACTAGGTGGACGCTTGGATGCAACGAATATCATTTCCCCAATAATGAGTATTATAACTAACATAAGCTTAGATCATGCTGAAATTTTAGGTGATACCTTAGAGAAAATTGCTGCAGAAAAAGCAGGAATCATAAAATCACATATACCAGTTGTTATAGGAAGAAGGCAAAATGAAACGGAAATTGTATTTAAAGAAAAGGCACTATTGGAACATGCGAATTTATATTATGCTGAAGATAATATAGTCAGTGAATTCAATACAAATAATGAAGGTATTTCAAGAATACGTTTTAATGATGAAATTGAATTTAGTCCTGATTTAAAAGGACCGTTTCAATTGGAAAATTACCGAACAGTTTTTGCTGCCTGCAAAATTTTAAATCAGGTAAAACGAATTGAATTAAAAATTGACAAAATTAAAAGTGCCTTTCAGAATACCACTGATTATTCTAAAATAATGGGTCGATGGCAATGGAAGGAAGGAATTTCAAAAATATTACTAGAGTCTGCACACAATCAAGATGGTATTCAATTTTTGATGAATTGGTTAATGCAACAGAATTATGATGAACAACATATTGTTATTGGATTTGTCAATGACAAACCATTAGATCAAGTGCTGAATTTATTACCCAGAAATGCCCATTATTATTTTGTCAATGCTCAACTTCCAAGAGCGTTAAAAGCATCAGAATTGAAAGAAAAAGCAGCGTTTTATAATTTAAGAGGCAAAGCCTATAAATCGGTTAAGAATGGTTTCTTAGCTGCAAAGAAAAAGGCTGGTAAAAATGATATTATTGTTGTCACTGGAAGTATCTTTGTGGTGGCAGAGGTGATTTAGTACAGTAAGATGAAAATCGTAGTAGGTATTTCAGGATCTAGTGGTTCAGTTTATGCAAGAGTACTTTTGCAAAAGCTTAAAACAATATCGGATTGCCATGTATCGATAGTATTAAGTAAAAATGCTTTAGTGAATTGGAAACTTGAGAATCCAAATTTTAACATTGAAAATTTTGGCTTCCAATTGTATTCCAATGACGACTTTAACGCACCATTTGCTTCTGGATCAACTAAATTTGATGCAATGATAATCTGCCCCTGTTCTGCAGGATTTTTAGCTAGGGTAGCACATGGAATTTCTTCAGATCTGATGAGTAGAGCGGCTGATGTGATGTTGAAAGAAAGAAGAAAAATCGTTTTCCTGTTTAGAGAGACACCTTTCAGTTTAATTCATTTAGAAAACATGAAAATGATTACATTAGCTGGAGGTATTGTATGTCCAGCCATTCCTTCCTTTTATTCAAATCCAAGTTCAATAGAAGAACTTGTAGCAACAGTATCAGATAGGGTGTTAGATTTGGTTGGACTGAATATTGATACTTTTAGGTGGAATTCATAAAAAGTTGGAATAGAGTTTGTTACATAAATTAAATATATAAAAAAATCATCATATTTAAAATTTAAAATTTATAAAACCATGAAAATCAAATTGTTATCATTATTACTATTAGGAATTATTTCCGTTACTTCCTGTGTATCTTCAAAGAAATTTAAATCATTACAAGAAGATAATGCCAATTTACAAAAAATGTTAGACGCTCAAAAGGGTAAGTTGACAGACTGTGAATCAAGCAAAATGGACTTGGAAAAATCAATCGCTAAATTGAATAGTGAAGTAGGAAATTCAAAAGGCGAATTGACAAAATTTCAAAATCAAGTGTCTGAATTAGAAAAAATGAATAAGCAAAAGGAAGCTGAAATTCAAAGAATTAAAGATGAAATCCACAAAGCTTTCTCAATGGTCGATGGAGCAGACCTATCCGTTAAACAAATGGGTGATAAGTTATATGTTTCTCTACCGAACCGTATATTATATAAAAAGGGTTCAGGGATATTAAACAAGAATGGAGAAACCATTTTAAAGAGTTTATCTACGGTATTCACTAAAAACAGTGGAATGAAAGTTGTTGTGGAAGGTCATGCTGATAAAACTCCTGTTAAGTCAGACGCACCATTTAAAGACAACTTAGATTTATCTACTTTAAGAGCAAATAATGTGGTTCGATATTTATTGAAGCAAAAAGTTGCACCAGAACAATTAACGGCATCTGGTAGAAGTAGTTTTGAACCTACAGGTGTTGTTGCTGAAGGAAGGGATAAAACTGCTATGGATAGAAGAATTGAATTTATTATTAGCCCAGACGTTTCTAAACTTTACGAATTGTCTAAGAAAAAGTAATTAATAAAAGTCTTTTTTTTAAAAAGTCCATTTATCGTAAAATAAATGGACTTTTTAATTTACCTCATTTACAACTTGATAATAAGATCCACTCATTTTCACCAATATCTTATTATTAAATATTATTATTGAGCATCTAATTCCATATCAAAATACCA harbors:
- a CDS encoding FAD-binding protein, producing MAKNKLNFDQLATSISGDFYIDDLYLGIYATDASNYQIKPLAIAAPRNEQDIIKIVTFAKEHKIPIMARGGGTSLVGQTVAEAIIIDFTKYLDGIIDINVEDKWAIVQPGIVRDYLNNQLAKYHLHFAPDPATSSRATIGGMIANNSSGTRSILYGKTLDHVLELKVLLDDGQIIHCKELSSLELEEKLELKTREGHLYRELFALVQNNRTEIIDRFPKVMRRVGGYNLDEFLNTKWNLCNLIVGSEGTLGIILDAKIKLEPTPKFQCLCIVHFDDFYESISHISEITQFGPASVELLDEMLIQLSRENIETKRYCDFIEGNPKGALVVEFYGDSLNNAINKAEQLVLFLSNLKIGYAHPIFSDRKRINDIFTVRKKGLGLLLGVKGNRKPIAFIEDSAVPLEHLADYIKEVFQVCKKYDTHVVAYAHASVGLLHVKPLLDLRDEMDIRRMEQISLETLELVKKYKGSWSGEHGDGLARSPYNESFFGNKLYQIFKQVKYLFDPNHILNPGKIVDAPPVNNNLRYGPQYKDLAYKSMFHFRDEGGFNDAVHLCNGVGECRKLEGGTMCPSFRATRDEKDSTRGRANALRLALSGQLDDYNMNSPFLKEVMDLCLSCKACKSECPSNVDMSKFKAEVLHNHHQKHGLSFADRLIINQTTISRISSGFFAPMVNTILSNSIVRYFIELMTGLDRRRILPLYTKKPFSHKIKRISDTKNQVVLFADTYMKFHDSNIGLSAKLILERFGYEVKVFSEGCCQRPSLSHGLLDQARVEGKKTFELLEPYLKKNIPIIMCEPSCATSLKDDIPDLLDDIKWKHYGNLIYQLEDFIVKNISEEDIKVKLKIKKGNYLLHGHCHQKAIFTTSSLHKLFNLDTEVMLNEIPSGCCGMAGSFGYEKKHYDISEVIANTTLIPAIKSASEDTIIIATGFSCRHQIEHFSQKKSIHWVEAIEQI
- a CDS encoding OmpA family protein, whose translation is MKIKLLSLLLLGIISVTSCVSSKKFKSLQEDNANLQKMLDAQKGKLTDCESSKMDLEKSIAKLNSEVGNSKGELTKFQNQVSELEKMNKQKEAEIQRIKDEIHKAFSMVDGADLSVKQMGDKLYVSLPNRILYKKGSGILNKNGETILKSLSTVFTKNSGMKVVVEGHADKTPVKSDAPFKDNLDLSTLRANNVVRYLLKQKVAPEQLTASGRSSFEPTGVVAEGRDKTAMDRRIEFIISPDVSKLYELSKKK
- a CDS encoding bifunctional folylpolyglutamate synthase/dihydrofolate synthase, with amino-acid sequence MKYKEAIEYMYSQLPMFQRVGKSAYRIDLTNVLTLCESLGNPQNHLKCIHIAGTNGKGSVSHLLSAVLQAHGYKTGLYISPHYKDYRERIKVNGEYISKKFVVRFLEENRTLFDQIKPSFFEMTVALAFCYFKDQKVDYSIIETGLGGRLDATNIISPIMSIITNISLDHAEILGDTLEKIAAEKAGIIKSHIPVVIGRRQNETEIVFKEKALLEHANLYYAEDNIVSEFNTNNEGISRIRFNDEIEFSPDLKGPFQLENYRTVFAACKILNQVKRIELKIDKIKSAFQNTTDYSKIMGRWQWKEGISKILLESAHNQDGIQFLMNWLMQQNYDEQHIVIGFVNDKPLDQVLNLLPRNAHYYFVNAQLPRALKASELKEKAAFYNLRGKAYKSVKNGFLAAKKKAGKNDIIVVTGSIFVVAEVI
- a CDS encoding UbiX family flavin prenyltransferase — protein: MKIVVGISGSSGSVYARVLLQKLKTISDCHVSIVLSKNALVNWKLENPNFNIENFGFQLYSNDDFNAPFASGSTKFDAMIICPCSAGFLARVAHGISSDLMSRAADVMLKERRKIVFLFRETPFSLIHLENMKMITLAGGIVCPAIPSFYSNPSSIEELVATVSDRVLDLVGLNIDTFRWNS